The Cystobacter fuscus DSM 2262 genome includes a window with the following:
- a CDS encoding EI24 domain-containing protein, translated as MSASSPVPSFSARSNPADFLQGLALIGRATGLIFRTPRLLALSLLCGLVTLVALGGLFALLWVYAPDLLGMVWTRPEPWWGRVLWGLVFVLLFLVLFVVGASVVVPLVLAPLQDPLSELTEERCGHYSSPPFRLGAFFRGLVLGVSHTLARIFFLLLGLAVLLPLHLVPGVGSIAWAVLGTIWTMLWLAGEHLAAPMTRHQYPFDQVRRVLRQRWPLCLGFGAGVYVLLWVPLLNNFFLPVAVVGGTLLYRGLLAVGNVPPPPDGK; from the coding sequence GGCCGGGCCACGGGGCTCATCTTCCGGACCCCTCGCCTGCTCGCCCTGTCCCTGCTCTGTGGGCTCGTCACCCTGGTGGCACTCGGAGGCCTCTTCGCCCTGCTCTGGGTGTATGCGCCCGATCTCCTGGGAATGGTGTGGACGAGACCCGAGCCCTGGTGGGGCCGTGTGCTCTGGGGGCTCGTCTTCGTGCTCCTGTTCCTCGTGCTGTTCGTCGTGGGGGCCAGCGTGGTGGTGCCCCTGGTGCTCGCGCCCCTGCAGGATCCGCTCTCCGAGCTCACCGAGGAGCGCTGCGGCCACTACAGCTCGCCACCCTTCCGGCTCGGCGCCTTCTTCCGGGGCCTGGTCCTCGGCGTGTCACACACCCTGGCGCGCATCTTCTTCCTCCTGCTGGGCCTGGCCGTGCTCCTGCCGCTGCACCTGGTGCCAGGGGTGGGCAGCATCGCCTGGGCCGTGCTGGGCACGATCTGGACGATGCTCTGGCTGGCGGGCGAGCACCTCGCCGCCCCCATGACCCGGCACCAGTACCCCTTTGACCAGGTGCGCCGGGTGCTGCGCCAGCGCTGGCCGCTCTGCCTGGGCTTTGGCGCCGGGGTCTACGTCCTGCTCTGGGTGCCGCTGCTCAACAACTTCTTCCTCCCCGTGGCGGTGGTTGGCGGCACGCTGCTCTACCGAGGGCTGCTCGCCGTGGGCAATGTCCCCCCTCCCCCCGACGGGAAATAA
- a CDS encoding MXAN_5808 family serine peptidase, whose product MPRFFRRITAVAVLLGAWALVGNDRAPLPLTLGAAEAGQAGSDAARANGEKTGAQQHDLSSLRVFTKVILYVKDNYVDPKRVRPKEMMISALEYVEKSVPDVLVDGSAETGKLNVNVNGKLREFDLSHVDSLWKMSFTLKDVFDFINKNMRPMEDTRDIEYAAVNGMLSTLDPHSVLLRPEVYREMKLSTKGEFGGLGFVIQMREGNLTVVKVLPKTPAHRAGILKDDQIKKIGEESTVNMDLNEAVSKLRGPVDSRITITVERKGWEKPRAMTLARGMISIDSVQHKLLAGNVGYVRLKNFQGNTTRDLQSALSEMRKQTEAKGGLKGVVLDLRGNPGGLLEQAIQVSDTFVSNGTIVSTVGLSDKLREEKKAHADEGEEAYPVAVLVNAGSASASEIVAGALKNLNRAVIIGRQTFGKGSVQVLYDFPDDSALKLTIAKYLTPGDVSIQEVGIVPDIELVPSAVTDERVVVFAPRKTIGEADLDQHFGNPNSESVAKKREDVLGREKPLETVKYLKVDQKQLQAIAKKQEDAAKNPEGAKEDPKAHAGSHLLDVDSVGSSEELDDQLDAESQDEVKEDFEVQFARDYVLQVPFTDRKQMLQKGKGYVEKKIAEEAQRISSAIAALGVDWSAGPTPKDVKLATSFSPTADQKITAGETFDMAFTAENKGSEPLKRVRAWTESDNYYLDRREFLIGSLAPGEKKTWKVKVRLPKDLTSRRDDVTVKVLDDNGTLPTNLVSELSFVELPRPAFAFNWQVVDDCDTCNRDGVAQRGEDISVLLDVTNTGKGKALDSFAQIKNVGEPNIFIEKGRFKLGELAPGETKTARFQLAVKKPLKDDHFQLKLAILDEPLEELAMEKLELPVTDAPALKFDAKKGSVKVADKAELLAEPRADATVVGRLPKAATLAVEAATKGFYRVALDKERFAFVRAQDARETSAKAGPTPEFAHLSRRSPPEIKLDLDPSQGGLVATGDKYTLSGEVSDAQGLLDMYVLVNDQKVYFQGADTNAKAGTPHRIKFSTEFTLKEGNNSVLVVARESSDFASRRAVLIRRRAAEVAQKLAPPGTAAKQ is encoded by the coding sequence ATGCCGCGATTCTTTCGCCGGATCACCGCCGTCGCCGTTCTGCTGGGCGCCTGGGCCCTCGTTGGCAATGACCGCGCCCCCCTGCCCCTGACCCTGGGGGCCGCGGAGGCCGGCCAGGCGGGCTCGGATGCCGCCCGTGCCAATGGGGAGAAGACCGGTGCGCAGCAGCACGATCTCTCCTCGCTGCGCGTCTTCACCAAGGTCATCCTCTACGTGAAGGACAACTACGTCGACCCCAAGCGCGTGCGGCCCAAGGAGATGATGATCTCCGCGCTGGAGTACGTGGAGAAGAGCGTGCCGGACGTGCTCGTGGACGGCAGCGCCGAGACGGGCAAGCTCAACGTGAACGTCAACGGCAAGCTGCGCGAGTTCGACCTGAGCCACGTGGACTCGCTCTGGAAGATGTCCTTCACGCTCAAGGACGTCTTCGACTTCATCAACAAGAACATGCGTCCCATGGAGGACACGCGCGACATCGAGTACGCGGCCGTCAACGGGATGCTCTCCACGTTGGATCCGCACTCGGTGCTCCTGCGCCCCGAGGTGTACCGGGAGATGAAGCTGTCCACCAAGGGTGAGTTCGGTGGCCTGGGCTTCGTCATCCAGATGCGCGAGGGCAACCTCACCGTGGTCAAGGTGCTGCCCAAGACGCCGGCGCACCGCGCGGGCATCCTCAAGGACGATCAGATCAAGAAGATTGGCGAGGAGTCCACGGTCAACATGGACCTCAACGAGGCCGTGTCCAAGCTGCGCGGCCCCGTGGACAGCCGCATCACCATCACCGTGGAGCGCAAGGGCTGGGAGAAGCCGCGCGCCATGACGCTCGCGCGCGGGATGATCTCCATCGACAGCGTGCAGCACAAGCTCTTGGCCGGCAACGTGGGCTACGTGCGGCTGAAGAACTTCCAGGGCAACACCACGCGCGACCTGCAGTCGGCGCTCTCGGAGATGCGCAAGCAGACCGAGGCCAAGGGCGGGCTCAAGGGCGTGGTGCTCGACCTGCGCGGCAACCCGGGCGGTCTGCTCGAGCAGGCCATCCAGGTGTCCGACACCTTCGTGTCCAACGGCACCATCGTCTCCACGGTGGGCCTGTCGGACAAGCTGCGCGAGGAGAAGAAGGCGCACGCGGACGAGGGCGAGGAGGCCTATCCGGTGGCGGTGCTGGTCAACGCGGGCAGCGCCTCGGCCTCGGAGATCGTCGCCGGCGCGCTCAAGAACCTCAATCGCGCGGTCATCATCGGCCGCCAGACGTTCGGCAAGGGCAGCGTGCAGGTGCTCTATGACTTCCCGGACGACAGCGCGCTCAAGCTCACCATCGCCAAGTACCTCACCCCCGGGGACGTCTCCATCCAGGAGGTGGGTATTGTTCCGGACATCGAGCTCGTCCCCTCCGCCGTCACCGACGAGCGCGTGGTGGTGTTCGCCCCCCGCAAGACGATTGGCGAGGCGGACCTGGACCAGCACTTCGGCAACCCCAACTCGGAGTCGGTGGCCAAGAAGCGCGAGGACGTGCTCGGCCGCGAGAAGCCGCTCGAGACGGTGAAGTACCTCAAGGTGGACCAGAAGCAGCTGCAGGCCATCGCCAAGAAGCAGGAGGACGCGGCCAAGAACCCCGAGGGCGCCAAGGAGGACCCCAAGGCGCACGCGGGCAGCCACCTCCTGGACGTGGACTCGGTGGGCTCGAGCGAGGAGCTGGATGACCAGCTCGACGCGGAGAGCCAGGACGAGGTGAAGGAGGACTTCGAGGTGCAGTTCGCCCGCGACTACGTGCTCCAGGTGCCCTTCACCGACCGCAAGCAGATGCTGCAGAAGGGCAAAGGCTACGTGGAGAAGAAGATCGCCGAGGAGGCGCAGCGCATCAGCTCGGCCATCGCCGCCCTGGGCGTGGACTGGAGCGCCGGCCCGACGCCCAAGGACGTGAAGCTCGCCACCTCCTTCAGCCCCACCGCGGACCAGAAGATCACCGCGGGCGAGACGTTCGACATGGCCTTCACGGCGGAGAACAAGGGCAGCGAGCCCCTCAAGCGCGTGCGCGCCTGGACCGAGAGCGACAACTACTACCTCGACCGCCGCGAGTTCCTCATCGGCAGCCTCGCCCCCGGGGAGAAGAAGACCTGGAAGGTGAAGGTGCGCCTGCCCAAGGATCTCACCTCGCGCCGCGATGACGTGACGGTGAAGGTGCTCGACGACAACGGCACGCTGCCCACCAACCTGGTGAGCGAGCTGAGCTTCGTGGAGCTGCCGCGCCCCGCCTTCGCCTTCAACTGGCAGGTGGTGGATGACTGCGACACGTGCAACCGCGATGGCGTCGCCCAGCGCGGCGAGGACATCAGCGTCCTGCTCGACGTGACGAACACCGGCAAGGGCAAGGCGCTCGACTCGTTCGCGCAGATCAAGAACGTGGGCGAGCCGAACATCTTCATCGAGAAGGGCCGCTTCAAACTGGGCGAGCTGGCCCCGGGCGAGACGAAGACGGCGCGCTTCCAGCTCGCGGTGAAGAAGCCCCTCAAGGACGACCACTTCCAGCTCAAGCTGGCCATCCTCGACGAGCCGCTCGAGGAGCTGGCCATGGAGAAGCTGGAGCTGCCGGTGACGGACGCCCCGGCCCTCAAGTTCGACGCGAAGAAGGGCTCGGTGAAGGTGGCGGACAAGGCGGAGCTGCTGGCCGAGCCTCGCGCGGACGCCACCGTGGTGGGCCGGCTGCCCAAGGCGGCCACGCTGGCCGTGGAGGCGGCGACCAAGGGCTTCTACCGGGTGGCGCTCGACAAGGAGCGCTTCGCCTTCGTGCGCGCCCAGGATGCCCGCGAGACGTCGGCCAAGGCCGGCCCCACGCCCGAGTTCGCGCACCTGTCGCGCCGCTCGCCGCCGGAAATCAAGCTCGACCTGGACCCGAGCCAGGGCGGACTGGTGGCCACGGGCGACAAGTACACCTTGAGCGGTGAAGTGAGTGACGCGCAGGGGCTGTTGGACATGTACGTCCTGGTGAACGACCAGAAGGTCTACTTCCAGGGAGCGGACACCAACGCCAAGGCGGGCACGCCGCACCGGATCAAGTTCTCCACCGAGTTCACCCTCAAGGAGGGCAACAACAGCGTCCTGGTGGTGGCGCGCGAGAGCTCCGACTTCGCCAGCCGCCGCGCGGTGCTCATCCGCCGCCGTGCGGCCGAGGTGGCCCAGAAGCTCGCGCCTCCGGGCACGGCCGCCAAGCAGTAG
- a CDS encoding glycerophosphodiester phosphodiesterase, with protein sequence MLLLAHRGASADAPENTLAAFQQAVTQGADGVELDAMVCGSGEVVVCHDEHLERLAGLPWEVRTTSWWKLQGADVGSRLGFAPARIPLLEEVLDALPAHFLVNIELKCDHFDDGGLAVKVARLVTERRLAGRVIISSFNPVCLFRTAAAAPSLRRGFLIDPDKRWGPQAHGLVPLVSSHSVHPFHEQCTPERVEAWRERGLRVAVWTVDDARRARELKEMGVSYLITNRPRAVREALR encoded by the coding sequence ATGCTCCTGCTCGCCCACCGAGGTGCCAGCGCCGATGCCCCGGAAAATACCCTCGCCGCCTTCCAGCAAGCCGTGACCCAGGGGGCCGATGGCGTGGAGTTGGACGCCATGGTGTGTGGCTCGGGCGAGGTGGTGGTGTGCCACGACGAGCACCTGGAGCGGCTCGCCGGCCTGCCGTGGGAGGTGCGCACCACGTCCTGGTGGAAGCTCCAGGGAGCGGACGTGGGAAGCCGGCTCGGCTTCGCCCCCGCGCGCATCCCCCTGCTGGAGGAGGTGCTGGACGCGCTGCCCGCGCACTTCCTCGTCAACATCGAGCTCAAGTGCGACCACTTCGACGATGGAGGGCTCGCCGTGAAGGTGGCTCGGCTCGTCACGGAGCGGCGGCTGGCCGGGCGGGTCATCATCTCCAGCTTCAATCCGGTGTGCCTCTTCCGGACCGCCGCCGCCGCGCCCTCGCTGCGGCGTGGCTTCCTCATCGATCCGGACAAGCGCTGGGGTCCGCAGGCCCACGGCCTGGTGCCGCTCGTCTCGTCGCACTCGGTGCACCCCTTTCACGAGCAGTGCACGCCGGAGCGCGTGGAGGCGTGGCGCGAGCGGGGGCTGCGCGTGGCGGTGTGGACGGTGGATGACGCCCGGCGCGCGCGCGAGCTGAAGGAGATGGGCGTCTCCTACCTCATCACCAACCGGCCGCGCGCCGTGCGCGAGGCCCTGCGCTAG
- a CDS encoding twin-arginine translocase TatA/TatE family subunit produces MLGLRLGELFFIGFILVVVFSAARMGQLGNAVGRFVYSFKKASKGGDMVDAKPLPRNKRGQDVTDADYHHDSGPKRG; encoded by the coding sequence ATGTTGGGACTGCGGCTCGGAGAACTGTTTTTCATCGGCTTCATCCTGGTGGTGGTGTTCTCCGCCGCGCGGATGGGCCAGCTCGGCAATGCCGTGGGCCGCTTCGTCTACTCCTTCAAGAAGGCCTCCAAGGGCGGAGACATGGTGGACGCCAAGCCCCTGCCCCGCAACAAGCGGGGCCAGGACGTGACGGACGCCGACTACCACCACGACTCCGGCCCCAAGCGCGGCTAG